From a single Calothrix sp. NIES-2098 genomic region:
- a CDS encoding thioredoxin, translating to MTTKKQFNSFEEMLSSSDVPVLVDFYAEWCGPCQMMVPILEQVNAQLQGRLRIVKIDTEKYTELASQYQIYALPTLVLFKQGQPVDRIEGVMQTQQLVQHLQRVI from the coding sequence ATGACTACTAAAAAACAATTCAACAGCTTTGAAGAGATGTTGTCTAGTTCTGATGTACCTGTGTTGGTAGATTTTTATGCTGAGTGGTGCGGCCCTTGTCAAATGATGGTGCCAATTTTAGAGCAGGTAAATGCCCAACTTCAAGGTCGGTTACGTATTGTTAAAATCGATACAGAAAAATATACAGAGCTAGCAAGTCAGTATCAGATTTATGCTCTACCAACTTTAGTATTGTTTAAGCAAGGTCAACCAGTAGACCGGATTGAAGGAGTAATGCAAACACAGCAGTTAGTGCAACATCTCCAACGCGTGATTTAA
- the fabG gene encoding 3-oxoacyl-[acyl-carrier protein] reductase, giving the protein MELLNENLQKLRGQVAIVTGASRGIGRAIALELASYGANVIVNYASSGAAADSLVAEITAAGGQALALQADVSKAEQVDSLFNAVIEKFKRIDILVNNAGITRDTLLLRMKPEDWQAVIDLNLTGVFLCTRAASKVMLKQRSGRIINITSVAGLMGNPGQANYSAAKAGVIGFTKTVAKEMASRGITVNAVAPGFIATDMTSNLSNTEELLKYIPLGRYGQPEEIAGMVRFLAADPAAAYITGQVFNVDGGMVMA; this is encoded by the coding sequence ATGGAACTTTTGAATGAGAATTTACAAAAATTGCGCGGACAAGTAGCAATTGTTACGGGTGCCTCACGAGGAATTGGCAGAGCGATCGCGCTGGAATTAGCTAGCTACGGAGCCAATGTCATTGTGAATTATGCTAGTTCTGGTGCTGCGGCTGACAGCTTAGTTGCGGAAATTACAGCCGCAGGCGGTCAGGCTTTAGCGCTACAAGCTGATGTTTCTAAAGCCGAACAAGTAGACTCACTATTCAACGCCGTCATCGAAAAGTTTAAGCGCATCGATATTCTCGTCAACAATGCGGGTATTACTCGCGACACCCTACTTTTGCGGATGAAACCAGAAGATTGGCAAGCTGTTATCGATCTCAATCTTACTGGTGTCTTTTTATGCACTCGCGCTGCTAGCAAAGTCATGCTCAAGCAACGTTCTGGGCGAATTATTAATATTACTTCCGTCGCTGGGCTAATGGGCAACCCCGGTCAAGCAAACTACAGCGCCGCTAAAGCAGGTGTGATTGGTTTTACTAAAACCGTGGCTAAGGAAATGGCTTCTCGCGGGATCACCGTTAACGCTGTCGCTCCTGGTTTCATCGCCACTGATATGACCAGCAATCTCAGCAACACCGAAGAACTACTTAAATACATACCTCTCGGTCGCTACGGCCAACCAGAAGAAATTGCGGGGATGGTACGTTTCCTCGCCGCCGATCCCGCCGCCGCCTACATTACCGGACAAGTGTTTAACGTTGATGGTGGTATGGTGATGGCATAA
- a CDS encoding peptidase M4, thermolysin, with protein MYRNRGSAKSKGCHPVNQICPICCVVPPHMLKEIAKRGNSQQSDWAFQSLTRSARIRGQRDVLSLMPTVKSTGEKRRTIYDAKQGTDLPGKLVRGEGDPPSNDPAVNEAYDAAGATYDFYKEVYKRNSVDDRGLRLDSTVHYSQSYDNAFWDGSQMVYGDGDGQIFTRFTKSIDVIGHELTHGVTQYEAGLRYQNEPGALNESMSDVFGSLVKQRVLNQTADQADWIIGSDLFMPGIKGVGIRSMKAPGTAYDDPVLGKDPQPAHVKDLYKGLEDNGGVHINSGIPNYAFYLAAVEIGGYAWEKAGKIWYITLRDRLRSRSNFSKAAHHTISVAGELYGQGSKEQSAVRHAWKQVGVEPALFGF; from the coding sequence ATGTATCGTAATCGAGGCTCTGCCAAGTCAAAAGGTTGTCATCCAGTTAACCAGATTTGTCCTATCTGTTGTGTGGTTCCACCACATATGTTGAAAGAGATAGCCAAACGTGGCAATTCTCAACAAAGTGACTGGGCTTTTCAGAGCTTAACTCGTTCAGCCAGGATTCGCGGACAGCGTGATGTCTTAAGCTTAATGCCCACAGTCAAATCCACTGGAGAAAAGCGCCGCACCATTTACGATGCTAAACAAGGTACAGACCTTCCAGGCAAATTAGTACGTGGTGAGGGCGATCCTCCCAGCAATGACCCAGCAGTAAATGAAGCCTACGATGCTGCTGGTGCTACTTATGATTTTTACAAAGAAGTTTATAAGCGAAATTCCGTTGACGATCGCGGTTTGCGTTTAGATTCTACCGTTCATTACAGTCAAAGCTATGACAACGCCTTTTGGGACGGTAGCCAAATGGTTTACGGTGACGGCGATGGGCAAATTTTTACTCGCTTCACTAAATCAATTGATGTGATTGGACACGAACTAACCCACGGTGTTACGCAATACGAAGCTGGTTTGCGTTATCAGAACGAACCAGGAGCGCTGAATGAGTCTATGTCTGATGTTTTCGGCTCCTTAGTAAAACAACGCGTACTTAATCAGACAGCAGACCAAGCTGACTGGATTATCGGCTCAGATCTGTTTATGCCTGGGATTAAAGGTGTGGGCATTCGTTCGATGAAGGCACCAGGAACCGCATACGACGATCCCGTACTGGGTAAAGACCCCCAACCAGCCCATGTAAAAGACTTATACAAAGGGCTTGAAGATAACGGTGGCGTGCATATCAATTCAGGTATTCCCAACTATGCTTTTTACTTAGCAGCAGTAGAAATCGGCGGTTATGCTTGGGAAAAAGCCGGAAAAATTTGGTACATCACTTTAAGAGATAGATTGCGCTCTCGATCAAATTTTTCTAAGGCGGCACACCATACAATCTCCGTGGCTGGAGAATTATATGGTCAAGGCAGTAAAGAACAAAGCGCCGTTCGTCATGCTTGGAAACAAGTAGGTGTAGAACCAGCGCTGTTTGGATTCTAA
- a CDS encoding glycosyl transferase family protein, protein MNLDHSLKSLGIADPSGTGWLAVVFTFLLAWLVTWRLIPTVRKFALRVGWADQPNARRLNREPLPNAGGLAIYTGVIAALVLATLLRPIEVQSVLAQVLTILLGGTILVLVGFIDDQFGLPPSVRMFTQVLTALLLVANGIRIEIAFGTPIDYILSISLTVFWVVGITNAINLMDGMDGLAGGVSFITAMSLLAVSAQISYRAAATLVLAALGGAALGFLRHNFHPSRIIMGDAGAYFFGYVLAATSILGKLQVNTVFSLIPTVLFLLLPVLDTTQVIVRRLMAGKNPMSTPGKDHLHHRLLAWGFSQRRAAYTLWSITLVCNLLAMRMQHLTLVQMLATTISIIFLIGFTISGRIRKTECIS, encoded by the coding sequence ATGAATTTAGACCACTCCCTTAAATCCCTCGGTATTGCTGACCCTAGCGGCACCGGCTGGTTGGCTGTAGTATTTACGTTTCTCTTAGCTTGGCTAGTAACATGGCGGTTGATTCCCACAGTACGCAAATTTGCCTTGCGGGTAGGTTGGGCTGACCAACCAAACGCACGGCGGCTTAACCGAGAACCTTTGCCCAATGCAGGGGGTCTGGCTATTTATACGGGCGTCATTGCCGCACTGGTATTAGCTACTCTCTTAAGACCAATCGAAGTACAAAGTGTATTGGCTCAAGTACTGACTATTCTTTTGGGAGGGACGATATTAGTTCTGGTGGGCTTTATTGATGACCAGTTTGGCTTACCTCCCTCAGTACGGATGTTTACTCAGGTTCTCACAGCACTATTGCTGGTGGCTAATGGTATTAGGATTGAAATCGCTTTTGGCACACCAATAGACTACATTCTTTCAATATCACTGACAGTATTTTGGGTAGTAGGAATTACCAATGCCATCAATTTGATGGATGGTATGGATGGTTTGGCAGGAGGGGTAAGTTTTATTACTGCCATGAGTCTGTTGGCAGTTTCTGCCCAGATTTCATATCGTGCAGCGGCAACTCTAGTATTGGCTGCATTGGGGGGCGCAGCCTTGGGATTTTTGCGTCATAACTTCCACCCTTCCCGGATTATTATGGGTGATGCCGGAGCCTACTTTTTTGGCTATGTGCTAGCCGCAACTAGTATTTTAGGAAAACTCCAAGTTAACACCGTATTTTCTCTAATTCCTACAGTTTTATTTTTGTTATTGCCTGTTTTGGACACTACTCAGGTAATTGTACGACGACTGATGGCAGGGAAAAACCCCATGAGTACTCCTGGCAAAGACCACCTACACCATCGCTTGCTAGCGTGGGGATTCTCCCAACGCCGTGCTGCATACACTCTTTGGTCAATTACCTTAGTTTGTAATTTGTTGGCGATGAGAATGCAGCATTTGACCTTAGTACAAATGCTAGCGACAACTATCAGTATCATCTTCCTGATTGGCTTTACCATTTCGGGGAGAATACGGAAAACAGAGTGTATTTCCTGA
- a CDS encoding chaperonin GroEL, with protein sequence MAKIIAFDEESRRALERGVNALADAVKITLGPKGRNVLLEKKYGAPQIVNDGITVAKEIELEDPLENTGARLIQEVASKTKDVAGDGTTTATVLAQALIREGLKNVAAGSNPVSLKRGIEKTVEALVEEIARIAKPVEGSAIAQVATVSAGNDEEVGSMIAEAMDKVTKDGVITVEESKSLTTELEVVEGMQIDRGYISPYFITNNERQTVEFENARILITDKKINSIQDLVPVLEKVARLGQSLLVIAEDVEGDALATLVVNKARGVLSVAAIKAPGFGDRRKALLQDIAILTDGQLISEEIGLSLDTASIEALGTARKITIDKENTTIVAGSTTKPEVQKRIGQIRKQLEETDSEYDKEKLQERIAKLAGGVAVIKVGAATETELKDRKLRIEDALNATKAAVEEGIVAGGGTTLIHLATKVEAIKNSLQDSEEKIGAEIIGRALEAPLRQIADNAGAEGSVIVSRVKETDFNIGYNAATGEFEDLIAAGIIDPAKVVRSALQNAASIAGLVLTTEALVVEKPEKKAPAAPADGGMGGMGGMGGMGGMGMF encoded by the coding sequence ATGGCGAAGATTATTGCATTTGATGAAGAATCGCGTCGGGCCCTAGAACGGGGTGTGAATGCTCTTGCTGATGCCGTAAAAATCACTCTGGGACCAAAAGGTCGTAACGTTCTTTTAGAAAAAAAATATGGTGCCCCCCAAATTGTTAACGATGGTATCACTGTAGCTAAAGAAATTGAATTAGAAGATCCATTAGAAAACACAGGTGCGAGGCTGATCCAAGAAGTTGCATCTAAAACTAAAGATGTTGCTGGTGATGGTACTACTACAGCCACGGTTTTAGCACAGGCTTTGATCCGGGAAGGGTTAAAGAACGTTGCAGCTGGTAGCAACCCTGTAAGTTTAAAACGGGGGATCGAAAAGACTGTTGAGGCGCTGGTAGAAGAAATTGCCAGAATTGCCAAGCCAGTGGAAGGAAGTGCGATCGCTCAAGTTGCTACAGTTTCAGCAGGTAATGATGAAGAAGTCGGCAGTATGATTGCCGAAGCAATGGATAAAGTCACTAAAGACGGTGTAATTACCGTTGAAGAATCTAAGTCCCTGACAACTGAACTAGAAGTAGTAGAGGGGATGCAGATCGATCGGGGTTACATTTCTCCCTACTTTATCACCAACAACGAACGGCAGACGGTGGAATTTGAAAATGCCCGCATCTTGATTACCGACAAGAAAATCAACAGCATTCAGGATTTAGTACCTGTGCTGGAAAAGGTTGCGCGTTTGGGTCAATCTTTGCTGGTAATCGCAGAAGACGTAGAAGGAGATGCTTTGGCAACTTTGGTTGTGAATAAAGCCCGGGGTGTCCTTTCCGTGGCTGCAATCAAAGCACCAGGATTTGGCGATCGCCGTAAAGCTTTGTTACAAGATATTGCCATTCTTACCGATGGTCAGTTGATTTCAGAAGAAATCGGCTTAAGCTTGGATACTGCTTCTATCGAAGCTTTAGGAACTGCTCGTAAAATTACCATCGACAAAGAAAACACTACAATTGTCGCCGGCAGTACTACCAAGCCAGAAGTACAAAAGCGGATCGGGCAAATTCGCAAGCAGTTGGAAGAAACCGATTCCGAATACGATAAAGAAAAACTGCAAGAACGCATTGCCAAGTTAGCTGGCGGTGTAGCAGTGATTAAAGTTGGTGCGGCTACAGAAACCGAACTCAAAGACCGGAAGCTGCGCATTGAAGATGCTTTAAACGCTACCAAAGCGGCGGTAGAAGAAGGTATTGTTGCTGGTGGTGGTACTACTCTGATTCACCTGGCAACAAAGGTAGAAGCGATTAAAAATAGCCTCCAAGATAGTGAAGAAAAAATTGGAGCTGAGATTATCGGACGCGCACTGGAAGCACCACTACGTCAAATAGCCGACAACGCTGGTGCTGAAGGTTCTGTCATCGTTTCCAGAGTCAAAGAGACTGATTTCAACATTGGCTACAATGCCGCTACTGGGGAATTTGAAGATTTAATTGCTGCTGGTATTATCGACCCGGCGAAAGTCGTGCGTTCTGCTTTACAGAATGCTGCTTCTATTGCTGGTTTAGTCTTAACCACTGAAGCCCTCGTTGTCGAAAAGCCTGAAAAGAAAGCTCCTGCTGCTCCCGCTGATGGCGGTATGGGCGGTATGGGCGGTATGGGTGGTATGGGCGGCATGGGTATGTTCTAA
- a CDS encoding putative cation transporter: protein MIRKIRRLSKQVKKPFFKDFYHQPGNVPGTLVIDENAEAPEIILIDYNQTNYISKQIETPEECISYLDRASVSWVDVQGLGNIDILQRLGQVFDLHPLVLEDVVNMAERPKTEDYEDQLLIIARMVVPKENAYGFHSEQVSFVLGKNYLLTVQEEPEHDCFEAVRSRIEKSKGIIRKSGADYLTYALLDAIIDGFFPVLERYGEQIEDLEEEAIVKPTQKTLQKIYKIRRELLQLRRAIWPQRDVMSSLMRDSGELIGDEVRIYLRDCYDHAVQVIDMVETYRELTSGLMDVYLSAVSNKMNEIMKLLTVVSSIFIPLTFVAGIYGMNFNTEKSPYNMPELNWYWGYPMCLAIMAAIAVGLLFFFWRRGWLERSVTIKQD, encoded by the coding sequence ATGATTAGAAAAATTCGTCGGCTTTCCAAACAAGTTAAAAAACCATTTTTCAAGGACTTTTATCACCAACCAGGGAATGTACCGGGAACTCTCGTCATTGATGAAAATGCTGAAGCTCCTGAAATCATTTTGATTGATTACAACCAAACTAATTATATTAGTAAACAAATAGAAACTCCCGAAGAATGCATCAGCTATCTAGATAGGGCATCTGTATCTTGGGTGGATGTGCAGGGTTTAGGAAATATTGATATATTGCAACGATTGGGACAAGTTTTTGATCTACATCCTCTAGTTTTAGAAGATGTAGTTAATATGGCAGAACGCCCCAAAACAGAAGACTATGAAGACCAGTTATTAATAATTGCTCGGATGGTAGTGCCAAAAGAGAATGCCTATGGTTTTCATAGCGAACAAGTAAGTTTTGTTCTAGGTAAAAATTATTTGCTAACTGTACAAGAAGAACCAGAACATGATTGCTTTGAAGCAGTGCGATCGCGAATTGAAAAATCCAAGGGTATAATTCGCAAATCAGGAGCAGATTATTTAACTTATGCTCTATTAGATGCAATTATTGATGGTTTTTTTCCTGTGTTAGAACGTTACGGCGAGCAAATTGAAGATTTAGAAGAGGAAGCGATCGTCAAACCAACCCAAAAAACTCTACAGAAGATTTATAAAATTAGGCGAGAATTGCTGCAACTGCGTCGCGCTATCTGGCCGCAGCGGGATGTCATGAGTTCTTTGATGCGAGATAGCGGTGAACTAATCGGTGATGAGGTGCGAATTTATCTGAGAGATTGTTATGACCATGCTGTACAAGTAATTGATATGGTAGAAACTTATCGCGAACTGACATCAGGATTGATGGATGTTTACTTGTCAGCAGTGAGTAACAAAATGAATGAAATCATGAAGCTACTAACGGTGGTTTCATCAATTTTCATTCCCTTAACTTTTGTAGCGGGAATCTATGGAATGAACTTCAATACCGAAAAATCCCCATATAATATGCCTGAACTGAATTGGTATTGGGGATACCCGATGTGTTTGGCAATTATGGCGGCGATCGCAGTTGGATTACTATTCTTTTTTTGGCGGCGGGGCTGGCTAGAACGCTCTGTAACGATCAAACAAGATTAA
- a CDS encoding ribonuclease III, which produces MSLAYPRRQRQLESLVKKLGLLKEAPIQWQLLDLALTHPTVSESANYEQLEFVGDAVVRLVAAVVLWEHYPDCPVGDFAAIRSVLVSDRILAQLAREYGLELYLLVAGSATADKVGQESRLADAFEAVLGALYLSTNNLDLIRPWLDPHFKQLAAEIRLDPARLNYKAALQEWTQAQFKVLPEYRVVEVTQPHRNQERFVAEVWLHGKQLGQGKGRSIKAAEQAAAKVAFLSISNPGQP; this is translated from the coding sequence ATGTCTCTCGCTTATCCACGCCGTCAAAGACAACTTGAAAGTTTAGTTAAAAAATTAGGTCTACTCAAAGAAGCACCCATACAGTGGCAACTGCTAGACTTAGCGCTGACTCATCCGACTGTCTCTGAGTCCGCAAATTATGAGCAACTGGAGTTTGTTGGTGATGCTGTGGTTCGCTTAGTAGCGGCTGTGGTTTTGTGGGAACATTATCCAGATTGCCCAGTAGGCGATTTTGCCGCAATTCGTTCTGTATTAGTGAGCGATCGCATTCTCGCTCAATTGGCCAGAGAATATGGTTTAGAGCTTTATTTATTAGTCGCTGGTAGTGCTACTGCGGACAAAGTTGGGCAAGAATCTCGTCTGGCTGATGCTTTTGAAGCTGTTCTGGGTGCATTGTATCTCAGTACAAACAATCTCGATCTCATCCGTCCTTGGCTAGACCCTCACTTCAAACAACTAGCAGCAGAAATTCGTCTCGATCCGGCTAGGCTAAACTACAAAGCCGCGCTGCAAGAATGGACTCAGGCGCAATTTAAAGTTTTACCAGAGTATCGCGTTGTAGAAGTAACTCAACCCCACCGCAATCAAGAACGTTTCGTTGCGGAAGTTTGGTTACACGGTAAACAGTTAGGTCAAGGCAAGGGACGTTCTATTAAAGCTGCCGAACAAGCCGCAGCCAAAGTAGCTTTTTTATCTATTAGTAATCCGGGACAACCCTGA
- a CDS encoding oxidoreductase domain-containing protein, producing MNNQITIAVLGVGRWGVHLLRNFLEHPQVSIGAVVDPNPERLVAVKRQFNLSENVLLTTEWQAIKQVQDLSAVAIATPATTHYDLIKYALNLGYHVLAEKPLTLDPLECLELCHLAEQQHLILMVDHTYLFHPGVEKGQAVIQAGKIGDLRYGYATRTHLGPVRQDVDALWDLAIHDIAIFNNWLGQQPVKVQATGTVWLQTGDKETSPSTFNHNHGLADLVWVTLTYPGGFQAYIHLCWLNTDKQRRLVVVGQRGSLIFDEMSHPSPLTLLSGELKYQDNQFLPMNQSQEVLEIEKGEPLKRVCDRFITCILKNTPPVVSSGWVSTDLVQILTALTVSLQRGGEVVFLKPES from the coding sequence ATGAATAACCAAATTACAATTGCTGTCCTGGGCGTTGGGCGTTGGGGCGTACATTTGCTACGGAATTTTTTAGAACATCCTCAAGTAAGTATTGGCGCGGTTGTAGATCCAAATCCCGAACGTTTGGTGGCGGTAAAACGGCAATTTAATTTAAGTGAAAATGTATTATTAACTACCGAGTGGCAGGCTATCAAGCAAGTACAAGATTTGAGTGCAGTGGCGATCGCAACTCCAGCTACAACTCATTATGACCTGATTAAGTATGCTCTTAACCTGGGATACCATGTTTTAGCAGAAAAGCCCTTAACTTTAGATCCATTAGAATGTCTTGAACTTTGCCACTTAGCAGAGCAACAGCATTTAATACTGATGGTGGATCATACATATTTATTTCACCCAGGCGTTGAGAAAGGGCAAGCTGTCATTCAGGCAGGGAAAATAGGTGATTTACGCTATGGCTACGCCACCCGCACCCATTTAGGGCCAGTCCGCCAAGATGTTGACGCATTGTGGGACTTAGCGATTCACGATATTGCCATTTTTAACAATTGGCTGGGTCAGCAACCCGTGAAAGTGCAAGCAACAGGTACGGTGTGGTTGCAAACAGGGGACAAGGAGACATCTCCCTCAACTTTTAACCACAACCACGGGTTAGCTGACTTAGTATGGGTGACGCTGACATATCCAGGTGGCTTTCAAGCATATATTCATCTTTGCTGGCTGAATACCGATAAACAAAGACGCTTAGTGGTTGTGGGTCAGCGTGGTAGCTTGATTTTTGATGAAATGTCACATCCATCGCCTTTGACCTTGCTAAGTGGTGAATTGAAATACCAGGACAATCAATTTTTGCCAATGAATCAAAGCCAAGAGGTACTGGAAATAGAAAAAGGCGAACCTTTAAAACGAGTATGCGATCGCTTTATTACTTGTATCCTCAAAAATACTCCCCCAGTTGTTTCATCTGGTTGGGTAAGTACAGACTTAGTACAAATTCTCACCGCCCTCACAGTATCTCTTCAGCGAGGTGGGGAAGTTGTGTTTCTCAAACCTGAGAGTTAA
- a CDS encoding integral membrane sensor signal transduction histidine kinase gives MEKPRQSSFRRILLTRILLLFVPVLLIGEIVALNKARNSLLKTARQNLTESAAIKGEKIVDAIATLKTSLHIISKTKVIQSPSPTETQEFLTQIAKQLPSKIECIQLKNLQTDKIVASTCDGKPIEELSTFLPSQGVEITTILPPKAGTTGSRDPQNQLQVLLSAPVYDNAGQLLYSLSLQSALYQQTIKPPGSLTGSLLVIAEDGTILAHPLPERVGNNIQQYRESSQLQSLIKKANIGQRDSIDLSFQQGQELVAGYTAIHDPLQQDSQQKWIVLAVTSVENAVFGLEEIKLILIVLTVGLIGASLLASLYLAPYLARPVEELRDYALNIDSHHHAQPVPHNFKIREFNQLAQALDQMVARLKAWAEELEIAWKEAKTANQVKSQFLATTSHELRNPLNIIINCVRLVHDGLCDNREEEIEFLKRADETAIHLLGIINDLLDISKIEAGKLSVVTEPLDLRKLLLEVINLQSVNVQQRGLQLKTDLGSEPIPVKADAAKLKQVLINVIGNATKFTEEGSIAIACEIQNSDDRPQVLIHITDTGMGIDPAQQHKLFRPFVMVDGASTRKIEGTGLGLAISRNLIELMKGTITLKSAGLHQGTTVTIALPLIDLSLLFPPVEEGNLQDIEVSATDEAKRGINSYLNLQQESLLDSTEIPESTIAEIDESKDELPLLEDSCEVSLLRPPSVFSSLPTEEACTNGTSER, from the coding sequence ATGGAGAAGCCCCGTCAATCATCCTTTCGGCGTATTTTATTAACAAGAATATTGCTGTTATTTGTTCCGGTGTTATTAATAGGAGAAATTGTCGCCTTAAATAAGGCACGCAATAGCCTATTGAAAACTGCGCGACAGAACTTAACAGAAAGTGCCGCGATCAAAGGGGAGAAGATTGTAGATGCGATCGCTACCCTAAAAACTAGTTTGCATATTATTAGTAAAACAAAAGTTATCCAGTCTCCTTCACCCACAGAGACGCAGGAATTTCTCACTCAAATAGCGAAACAACTGCCAAGCAAAATTGAGTGTATTCAATTAAAAAATCTACAAACAGATAAAATTGTTGCTAGTACTTGTGATGGCAAACCAATTGAAGAACTGAGTACGTTTTTGCCATCCCAAGGAGTTGAGATTACAACAATCTTACCGCCAAAGGCTGGCACAACTGGTTCTAGAGATCCGCAAAACCAATTGCAAGTATTACTATCAGCTCCAGTTTACGATAATGCAGGTCAATTGCTCTATAGCTTAAGTCTTCAGTCAGCATTGTACCAACAAACTATCAAACCGCCGGGATCGCTCACAGGCTCTTTGTTAGTCATTGCTGAAGATGGCACAATTTTAGCGCACCCATTGCCAGAAAGAGTCGGGAATAATATTCAACAGTACCGAGAATCTTCTCAACTCCAAAGCCTGATTAAAAAGGCGAATATCGGACAACGAGATTCTATAGATTTGTCTTTTCAACAGGGGCAAGAACTAGTAGCTGGTTATACAGCAATTCACGATCCCCTGCAACAAGATTCACAGCAAAAATGGATTGTTTTAGCTGTCACAAGTGTAGAGAATGCAGTTTTTGGTTTGGAAGAAATCAAACTTATTCTGATTGTTTTAACTGTCGGTTTAATAGGTGCAAGTTTATTAGCATCTTTATATTTAGCTCCTTACCTCGCAAGACCTGTAGAAGAATTGCGAGATTATGCACTCAATATTGATAGCCATCACCACGCCCAACCAGTTCCCCACAATTTTAAAATTAGAGAGTTTAATCAACTAGCACAAGCCTTAGACCAGATGGTTGCAAGGCTCAAAGCTTGGGCAGAAGAACTAGAAATAGCTTGGAAAGAAGCAAAAACTGCTAATCAAGTTAAAAGTCAGTTTTTAGCTACAACTTCCCATGAGTTACGAAATCCATTGAATATTATTATTAATTGTGTTCGCTTAGTTCATGACGGCTTGTGCGATAACCGAGAAGAAGAAATAGAATTTCTCAAGCGTGCTGATGAAACAGCGATTCATCTATTAGGAATTATTAACGATCTACTGGATATTTCTAAAATTGAAGCAGGCAAACTTTCAGTAGTTACAGAACCTCTAGATCTGAGAAAATTACTATTAGAAGTAATTAATTTACAGTCAGTGAACGTGCAACAAAGAGGTTTGCAGTTGAAAACTGACTTAGGTAGCGAGCCAATTCCCGTGAAAGCGGATGCAGCAAAGCTCAAGCAAGTACTAATTAATGTAATTGGCAATGCTACTAAATTTACTGAAGAAGGAAGCATTGCGATCGCTTGTGAAATTCAAAACAGCGACGATCGACCTCAAGTATTGATTCATATCACAGATACAGGTATGGGGATCGATCCTGCCCAACAGCACAAACTATTTCGTCCCTTTGTGATGGTAGATGGTGCAAGTACGCGCAAGATTGAGGGTACAGGATTAGGATTGGCGATTTCACGCAACTTAATCGAACTCATGAAAGGTACTATTACCCTGAAGAGTGCGGGACTTCATCAAGGAACCACAGTTACCATCGCTTTGCCTTTAATCGATCTATCGCTGTTATTTCCCCCAGTAGAGGAAGGTAATTTACAGGATATTGAAGTCTCCGCCACAGATGAGGCAAAAAGAGGAATAAATAGTTATCTTAACCTGCAACAAGAATCGCTACTTGACTCTACAGAAATTCCCGAATCTACAATAGCAGAGATAGATGAATCCAAAGATGAGTTGCCGCTTTTGGAAGATAGTTGCGAAGTTAGTCTTCTGAGACCGCCAAGTGTGTTTTCCAGTCTACCAACGGAAGAAGCTTGTACTAACGGTACTTCGGAAAGGTAG
- a CDS encoding deaminase-reductase domain-containing protein — protein sequence MVQHRPHTTVVLAMSADGKIADFRRSPARFGSKADIAHLEKQIAASDAVIFGAGTLRAYGTTLTVSHPQLLQRRTQEGKSPQPVHIVITQSANLNPEIHFFKQPVKRWLLTTKVGALTWEGRSQFDEILVFETPTGKIDTLTALKHLVSLHITRLVVLGGGELVASMLELDLIDELWLTVCPLILGGANAPTPVSGVGFLANLAPRLQLLEVHQVEQEVFLHYRLQRPVD from the coding sequence ATGGTGCAACATCGTCCTCACACCACAGTGGTTTTGGCAATGAGTGCAGATGGTAAAATAGCCGATTTTAGGCGATCGCCTGCTCGGTTTGGATCAAAGGCTGATATAGCACACCTGGAAAAACAAATTGCTGCCTCTGATGCCGTTATCTTTGGTGCTGGTACTCTGCGTGCATACGGTACTACACTAACCGTATCACATCCTCAACTGCTGCAACGTCGGACACAGGAGGGAAAATCTCCCCAGCCTGTTCATATAGTCATTACACAATCTGCTAACCTCAATCCGGAAATTCACTTTTTTAAACAACCTGTTAAACGCTGGTTGCTAACAACCAAAGTTGGCGCACTGACTTGGGAAGGACGCTCACAATTCGATGAAATTCTGGTTTTTGAAACACCAACGGGCAAGATTGACACTCTGACTGCTTTAAAACACCTGGTATCTCTACATATAACACGCTTAGTGGTATTGGGAGGTGGGGAGTTAGTAGCGTCAATGCTGGAACTAGATTTAATAGATGAATTATGGTTAACCGTGTGTCCCTTGATTCTAGGCGGTGCTAATGCGCCCACACCAGTATCAGGCGTAGGATTTCTGGCTAATTTGGCTCCCCGCCTTCAACTTTTAGAAGTTCATCAAGTTGAGCAGGAAGTGTTTTTGCACTATCGGCTACAACGACCAGTAGATTAG